One stretch of Schlesneria sp. DSM 10557 DNA includes these proteins:
- a CDS encoding family 16 glycoside hydrolase — translation MRIRMGWILCSMVMTALVMSSTVRAEDGWVSIFDGKTLEKWDGDPELWSVEDGAITGKTTEDKPIKANTFLIWRGGETADFELKLEYKIINGNSGIQYRSFELPDRKWGIGGYQADAEAGDNYSGINYGENFRGILALRGEKTVIGDDHKPKVVEKFADTNEIQAKIKKEDWNEYHISAKGYVFEHRINGVLTSVVTDEDKEQRRAKGLLAFQLHVGPAMKVQFRNIKLKKISAEGKTSDSGKKKALLIAGNPSHGFGAHDHLSGCSLLARLINESGLPVTAEVHSIQKQGWPSPEKLAAANTIVIYSDGGAGHPFNAHLEELDGLAKKGAGIVCIHYGVETVAGKPGDAFLDWIGGFFEPHWSVNPHWVADYKKLPEHPTTRGVKPFSTNDEWYYHMRFREKMDGVTAILTDLPPKESLSRPDGPHSGNPEVRKAVLERKEPQHTAWARVRPDGGRGFGTSGGHVHWNWGNNQFRKLILNAIVWTSGADVPADGTPAGNVTVDDLLQNHDEAIPADFNKAMIQAMLDQWNKK, via the coding sequence ATGCGCATTCGGATGGGATGGATACTGTGTTCGATGGTCATGACCGCTCTGGTAATGTCCTCTACGGTACGTGCAGAGGATGGCTGGGTTTCCATCTTCGACGGCAAGACGCTGGAAAAATGGGACGGCGATCCCGAACTGTGGAGCGTTGAAGACGGGGCGATTACGGGCAAGACCACCGAAGACAAACCGATCAAGGCGAACACCTTCCTCATCTGGCGTGGTGGAGAGACTGCTGATTTTGAGCTGAAGCTGGAATACAAGATCATCAACGGTAACTCGGGGATTCAGTACCGAAGTTTTGAACTTCCTGATCGGAAATGGGGAATCGGCGGTTATCAGGCTGACGCCGAAGCGGGCGACAACTATTCCGGAATCAATTACGGTGAAAACTTCCGCGGCATTCTGGCCCTGCGTGGAGAGAAAACCGTGATTGGCGACGACCACAAACCGAAGGTGGTCGAAAAGTTCGCTGATACCAACGAGATCCAGGCGAAAATCAAGAAGGAAGACTGGAACGAGTACCATATCTCTGCGAAGGGATACGTCTTCGAACACCGGATCAATGGCGTACTGACCTCAGTCGTCACCGACGAAGACAAAGAACAACGACGTGCCAAAGGTCTGCTTGCATTCCAGCTTCACGTCGGTCCCGCGATGAAAGTTCAGTTCCGCAATATCAAGCTCAAAAAGATTTCCGCGGAAGGGAAGACCAGCGATTCGGGGAAGAAGAAAGCTCTTCTGATCGCAGGTAATCCCAGCCATGGATTTGGTGCTCATGATCATCTGTCGGGCTGTTCTCTGCTGGCTCGCTTGATCAACGAGAGTGGCCTGCCCGTGACAGCCGAAGTCCATTCCATCCAGAAGCAGGGATGGCCTTCCCCAGAGAAGCTGGCCGCCGCGAATACGATCGTGATCTATTCAGACGGTGGAGCAGGGCATCCCTTCAATGCTCATCTGGAAGAACTCGATGGATTGGCGAAAAAAGGGGCTGGCATCGTCTGTATTCACTACGGAGTCGAAACTGTTGCCGGTAAGCCGGGAGATGCATTCCTGGACTGGATCGGTGGATTCTTCGAACCACACTGGTCCGTCAATCCCCACTGGGTTGCCGACTACAAGAAGCTGCCCGAACATCCTACAACGCGCGGGGTCAAGCCGTTCTCGACCAATGACGAGTGGTACTATCACATGCGATTTCGAGAAAAGATGGATGGCGTCACAGCGATCCTGACCGACCTGCCGCCGAAAGAATCACTCAGCCGTCCCGACGGTCCTCACAGCGGCAATCCCGAAGTTCGTAAGGCGGTCCTTGAGCGGAAAGAACCACAGCACACGGCATGGGCTCGCGTACGTCCTGACGGTGGTCGCGGTTTCGGAACGAGCGGCGGACATGTTCACTGGAACTGGGGCAACAACCAGTTCCGCAAGCTGATTCTCAATGCCATCGTCTGGACGTCGGGAGCGGATGTTCCGGCTGACGGGACCCCCGCAGGGAATGTTACCGTCGACGATCTGCTGCAGAATCACGACGAAGCGATTCCCGCTGATTTCAACAAAGCGATGATTCAGGCGATGCTGGATCAGTGGAACAAGAAGTAA
- a CDS encoding tetratricopeptide repeat protein: protein MKPWLVMLLSLVALYEPTVADAQQCDHRYSFRRHWSPWVIAPAMGYSGFTGPGYTRTISYQVGYYPAPRINPFTPDLTIPQPMTEPSFLVPNEQRETPFEPTKVPVVPSSPAARLRSLQHQARGDQRLREQRWSEARAAYRAAVDAAPDRAEAHLRLGLSLITIQSFQPAIRELKRAVFIDPTIPASGNQSKILFGPESDVVRSSIISKVMDWVREDYRESDRLFVLGVLLHFEGDARSREFLEAADRMKRQGDKSHILAFLDHAANAPAAPQDEPVDPAIPKLNDVPLPMPFPAQGAEGFAGDHGEQNGTKRGQLAPLPGAPVPMPDL from the coding sequence ATGAAGCCCTGGCTGGTGATGCTTCTTAGCCTTGTTGCTCTGTACGAGCCGACCGTGGCCGACGCACAACAGTGCGACCATCGCTATAGCTTCCGTCGTCACTGGTCCCCGTGGGTGATCGCACCGGCGATGGGCTACAGCGGATTCACGGGACCGGGGTACACACGGACAATCTCGTATCAGGTCGGCTACTATCCTGCGCCACGAATCAACCCGTTTACCCCCGACCTGACGATCCCGCAGCCCATGACCGAACCGTCGTTCCTCGTTCCCAATGAGCAGCGTGAGACACCGTTCGAGCCGACCAAGGTTCCTGTGGTTCCCTCCAGTCCTGCTGCCCGGTTGCGGAGTCTTCAGCACCAGGCCCGGGGGGACCAGCGGCTGCGCGAACAAAGATGGTCCGAAGCGCGTGCGGCCTATCGGGCCGCGGTGGACGCAGCTCCTGACCGGGCCGAAGCTCACCTGCGCCTTGGGTTGAGTCTCATCACAATTCAAAGTTTTCAGCCGGCGATCCGTGAACTGAAACGTGCCGTCTTCATTGACCCCACCATTCCGGCATCGGGGAACCAGTCCAAGATCCTGTTTGGCCCCGAAAGCGACGTCGTCCGCTCGTCCATCATCAGTAAAGTGATGGACTGGGTGCGGGAGGACTATCGAGAATCCGACCGCCTGTTTGTACTGGGCGTGCTGCTGCACTTTGAAGGAGACGCCCGAAGTCGTGAGTTTCTTGAGGCCGCCGATCGAATGAAACGACAAGGAGACAAAAGTCACATCCTGGCGTTTCTCGACCACGCGGCGAACGCCCCTGCTGCACCGCAGGACGAGCCCGTTGATCCTGCGATCCCGAAATTAAACGACGTCCCCCTGCCGATGCCATTTCCCGCACAGGGAGCAGAGGGATTCGCAGGGGATCATGGCGAACAGAATGGCACGAAACGAGGGCAACTTGCTCCGCTACCGGGTGCTCCCGTGCCAATGCCCGATCTCTAG
- a CDS encoding S1 RNA-binding domain-containing protein → MNGDETMVGDAQTPAAQTTSHDGPTATPTSQTGAEPHVGSVAGQPLTPDALSAAHAAVASASADTLTTKEATVAEPVAAVVTPTESQAVSSATDAPVAAMSSADAPASESTPTSETAAATGEEARKKPVLNPDVSGQSSRAVGSIGAEVESEAATLAAAAAAQAQTNTASGPIGHIELPPKQVALDDSLEKEIEAAMSGQMTSPTAPPAGAVTPTSSAIAEELPASEDQLEAGTKLKAKVQSVTADDVFCEVGYRSPGLLPARQFPQGKQPRVGEEFLVIVEKYDPENSVILVNLPKATRKARGNWDELTVGQVTECIVNKTNKGGLEVTVGGLRAFLPASQVDLGFISSMDALVGQKLTVQITELNPAKRNLVVSRRSVMIAERKELAVAFWEKVEVGQQFTGTVKTIKDYGVFIDLGGADGFLHIGEMSWTRVKHPSEVLQEGQKCEVVVQSLDREKQKIGLGMRQLTHNPWGSVETNYAVGKEVTGKVTRTTDFGAFVELEPGVEGLIHISEMDHQRIRKVTDVVNIGQEVQAQVLEVAPDRQRISLSLKALKQKPEKPKDEDLAPGKGEPYERKRKEPLRGGKAMGSSGGLFGNPGDFNR, encoded by the coding sequence ATGAATGGTGATGAGACGATGGTTGGGGACGCTCAAACTCCGGCTGCACAGACGACAAGTCATGACGGCCCGACCGCGACACCCACTTCGCAAACAGGGGCGGAACCACACGTCGGTTCGGTGGCTGGACAGCCGCTAACCCCGGACGCATTGTCGGCCGCTCATGCTGCGGTCGCCTCAGCGTCGGCGGATACACTCACAACGAAAGAGGCCACCGTGGCAGAGCCCGTCGCCGCCGTGGTAACACCGACCGAATCACAGGCTGTCAGCAGCGCAACCGACGCCCCCGTCGCCGCGATGTCCTCTGCAGATGCTCCCGCGAGCGAATCCACGCCAACATCCGAGACGGCTGCCGCAACCGGCGAAGAAGCTCGCAAGAAGCCCGTCCTGAACCCGGACGTCAGCGGCCAGTCGTCGCGCGCTGTGGGCAGCATTGGAGCGGAAGTCGAGTCCGAAGCAGCAACCCTCGCTGCCGCGGCCGCAGCTCAGGCCCAGACCAATACCGCCAGTGGTCCCATCGGCCATATCGAACTGCCTCCAAAGCAGGTCGCACTGGATGACAGTCTCGAAAAAGAAATCGAAGCGGCGATGTCCGGCCAGATGACATCCCCCACCGCCCCGCCCGCCGGTGCCGTGACTCCCACCTCGTCGGCCATCGCGGAAGAACTTCCCGCCTCCGAAGATCAGTTAGAAGCGGGGACCAAACTGAAGGCCAAGGTTCAGAGCGTCACCGCTGACGACGTATTCTGCGAAGTCGGTTATCGCTCTCCCGGTCTGCTGCCCGCTCGCCAGTTCCCACAGGGAAAGCAGCCGCGCGTCGGCGAAGAGTTCCTCGTGATCGTGGAAAAGTACGATCCGGAAAACAGCGTCATTCTGGTGAACCTGCCCAAGGCGACCCGTAAGGCACGCGGCAACTGGGACGAACTCACCGTTGGCCAGGTGACCGAGTGTATCGTCAACAAGACAAACAAAGGCGGCCTCGAAGTCACCGTCGGTGGTTTGCGAGCCTTCCTTCCCGCCAGTCAGGTCGACCTTGGTTTCATCTCTTCGATGGACGCTCTGGTCGGACAGAAGCTGACGGTGCAGATTACCGAACTCAACCCAGCCAAGCGCAACCTCGTCGTCAGCCGTCGCTCTGTCATGATCGCAGAGCGGAAGGAACTGGCGGTCGCGTTCTGGGAAAAGGTCGAAGTTGGCCAGCAGTTCACCGGTACGGTCAAGACGATCAAGGACTACGGTGTCTTCATCGATCTGGGTGGTGCCGACGGATTCCTCCATATCGGTGAGATGAGCTGGACGCGAGTAAAGCATCCCTCTGAAGTTCTTCAGGAAGGCCAGAAGTGCGAAGTGGTCGTGCAGTCGCTTGACCGGGAGAAGCAGAAAATCGGCCTCGGAATGCGTCAACTGACACATAACCCCTGGGGCAGCGTTGAAACCAACTATGCCGTTGGTAAAGAAGTGACCGGGAAAGTCACACGAACCACCGACTTCGGTGCATTCGTTGAACTCGAACCGGGAGTCGAAGGCCTGATCCACATCAGCGAAATGGATCACCAGCGAATCCGCAAAGTGACTGATGTCGTCAACATCGGCCAGGAAGTTCAGGCACAAGTCCTGGAAGTCGCACCTGACCGCCAGCGAATCAGCCTGTCACTGAAGGCCCTCAAGCAGAAGCCGGAAAAGCCGAAAGACGAAGATCTGGCCCCCGGCAAAGGCGAGCCGTACGAACGCAAACGCAAAGAACCACTGCGTGGTGGCAAAGCGATGGGAAGCAGCGGGGGACTTTTTGGGAACCCTGGCGACTTCAACCGCTGA
- a CDS encoding ABC transporter permease, whose amino-acid sequence MSKPEEAGLAPRFQLADFAPLISFFTLVLVFSVIASDFLSLTTLTLILKQGAVLAIAATGLTFVLLCAEIDLSVGMVALLSACLCGVLWESSLAAGPKEVNGAGNVSYLATGLVILIPLLAAVLMGLLSGWLTISSGLPSFIITLAMMNIALGLARFLTRSQKFAVPPVLGELGNSPLLELHLGRYGTLSIPLSAALAAAVMIAAHLVLQHTRFGRYVYMTGGNRQAARLAGVRTERIVIACLAICATTAACGGMVNSGRMNSVSLDQNADLLLDAVACVVLGGTSLFGGEGSIGRTLIGVLSFTVLKVGLNITNVERLIKQSALSPQLKEEWLKASWVTHFDLLRPFLMGVVLLLALVIHGRLVKHRSDS is encoded by the coding sequence ATGTCGAAACCCGAAGAAGCTGGGCTCGCTCCCCGATTTCAACTTGCGGACTTCGCGCCGCTGATCAGTTTTTTCACGCTCGTCCTGGTTTTCTCTGTTATTGCCAGTGACTTCCTGAGTCTCACTACGTTGACGCTTATCTTGAAGCAGGGAGCCGTTCTGGCCATCGCCGCAACAGGACTGACCTTTGTCTTGCTGTGTGCCGAGATCGACCTCTCAGTAGGGATGGTCGCGCTGCTCTCGGCTTGCCTGTGCGGGGTCCTTTGGGAATCGTCATTGGCTGCAGGGCCAAAGGAAGTGAACGGGGCCGGGAACGTCTCGTACCTTGCAACGGGGCTCGTGATCCTGATTCCTCTTTTAGCGGCAGTGTTAATGGGACTATTGTCAGGTTGGCTGACAATCTCATCGGGACTTCCCAGTTTCATTATCACACTGGCAATGATGAACATCGCGCTGGGGCTCGCCCGGTTCCTGACTCGCAGTCAGAAATTCGCGGTACCGCCAGTTCTGGGAGAGTTGGGGAACTCGCCGCTGCTCGAATTGCACTTGGGGCGATACGGGACTCTCAGTATTCCTCTGAGCGCCGCTTTGGCCGCCGCGGTTATGATTGCGGCCCACCTGGTACTGCAGCACACCCGTTTCGGCCGGTACGTCTACATGACGGGTGGCAATCGTCAGGCGGCCCGGCTGGCAGGAGTCAGAACCGAACGGATCGTCATCGCCTGCCTGGCAATTTGCGCGACGACCGCCGCGTGTGGAGGAATGGTCAACTCAGGCCGCATGAACAGCGTCAGTCTGGACCAGAACGCCGATCTCCTGCTGGATGCCGTCGCGTGCGTGGTTCTCGGCGGCACGAGCCTGTTCGGGGGGGAAGGGAGTATCGGTCGAACCCTGATTGGTGTGCTCAGTTTTACCGTTCTCAAAGTTGGACTGAACATTACGAACGTGGAACGACTGATCAAGCAGTCCGCACTTTCACCACAGCTTAAAGAGGAATGGCTGAAGGCGAGCTGGGTGACCCATTTTGATCTCCTGCGACCGTTCCTGATGGGTGTTGTCCTGCTGCTGGCACTTGTGATTCACGGCCGGCTGGTCAAGCACCGCAGCGATTCGTGA
- a CDS encoding PVC-type heme-binding CxxCH protein, which translates to MLSRALNFFALHVAICSCALAQDPVWQSKVINTLTPGHAVEVDVDVAGAKELFLVVRDGGDTFTADWADWAEPRLILDSGDKRLTELKWKSASADWGQVRINQNADGGPLRIDGKVVEYGIGVHANSVVAFDLPAGVKRFKARAGIDNGGSDQGASSSVQFLVFTTKPGAKYLQPSGGTPGGSRDPQDAVSGLDVAEGLEATLFASEASGLLSPTNIDIDHLGRVWVCEVVNYRGRLGERAEGDRILILEDLNSDGVADKQHVFYQGREVDSAMGICVLPTATGKGTKVIISCAPHVWIFTDDDGNLRADRKELLFSKVGDPQHDHSTHTFVMGPDGKLYWNMGNTGRHVFDKDGKPVIDVMGREVNERGMPYRQGMAFRCNLDGSEFEVLGYNFRNNYEVTVDSFGTVWQSDNDDDGNQGVRINYVMEGGNFGYTDEMTGAGWQTPRTNIEAEIPRRHWHLNDPGVVPNLVQTGGGSPTGICVYEGTLLPKLYQNQIIHCDAGPNVVRAYPVKNSGAGYSGEMVSILHGARDNWFRPSDVCVAPDGSLIVADWYDPGVGGHRMGDAEKGRLFRVAPPKTAYQIPKLDVSTPDGAADGLKSPNLAARYLARTALLSFANRDAGKTVGILFNRFERDSDPRYRARVLAILSQIPAAREKAISTAISDPNPDLRIAGLRLARQKLPPTDSDKHTQGLVKILATLVGDSSPQVRRECALALRLLKSPVKAELWGKLAVQHDGTDRWYLEALGIGADQDWDNCLAAAAKAAGNPSSEKIVTSPVARDILWRSRGTATPEDLYQILASDDVTEADAPRYLRAFDFLTGPAREAALIKLAFGQFGSPAKTQYVNAEAISRLQRFDLAPNSPELAAMNRVLDGMKGQPSFVQLVGKFNVTNRFPDLLALTQSMPDEQTGVDAVRVLVDKNQKDLLNAALRSTEGTSAVAVATALSHCGSAQVAEILLPLVADQSFALDLRREAIKGASRSRQGAAELIKLAESNTCDESLIPALAAALHSSTFDDVRKSAERLFPLPPGKDSKPLPPLEQLAQMKGNSGSGQKLFASTAKCNTCHVVHGQGKEVGPNLSEIGSKLSRQALYESILFPSAGISHNYESWTFALEDGTSQTGIIVSEDGEKVTLKGSDAIVRTFPVKAIEERSKQTVSLMPADFAKLISQEELVDIVEYLTTLRKPR; encoded by the coding sequence ATGCTCTCACGTGCTCTGAACTTTTTTGCCTTGCATGTTGCCATCTGTTCGTGTGCCCTGGCCCAGGACCCGGTCTGGCAATCCAAGGTGATCAACACGCTGACTCCGGGGCACGCCGTTGAGGTCGATGTGGATGTCGCCGGGGCGAAAGAGCTCTTCCTTGTGGTCCGCGATGGGGGGGATACATTTACTGCCGACTGGGCCGATTGGGCCGAGCCGCGGCTGATCCTGGACTCCGGTGATAAGCGGCTCACTGAGCTGAAATGGAAATCGGCTTCCGCCGACTGGGGCCAGGTACGAATCAATCAAAACGCCGATGGCGGTCCTCTTCGTATTGACGGCAAGGTCGTGGAATACGGGATTGGCGTGCACGCGAATTCGGTTGTGGCCTTCGACCTGCCCGCCGGAGTTAAACGGTTCAAGGCGCGAGCGGGAATCGACAACGGAGGATCGGACCAGGGAGCGTCCAGTTCGGTTCAGTTCCTCGTCTTCACAACGAAACCTGGGGCGAAATACCTTCAGCCCTCCGGGGGGACTCCCGGCGGAAGCCGCGACCCACAGGACGCAGTTTCGGGGCTGGATGTCGCCGAGGGTCTGGAAGCCACACTCTTTGCTTCGGAAGCATCGGGGTTACTGAGTCCAACCAACATCGACATTGACCATCTCGGTCGCGTGTGGGTCTGCGAGGTCGTCAATTATCGTGGTCGCCTCGGGGAGCGGGCCGAAGGGGACCGGATCCTCATTCTCGAAGACTTGAACAGCGATGGTGTGGCTGATAAGCAGCACGTTTTCTACCAGGGACGCGAAGTTGATTCTGCCATGGGGATTTGTGTTCTCCCCACAGCAACGGGCAAAGGAACCAAAGTCATCATCTCGTGTGCGCCGCACGTCTGGATCTTTACGGATGACGATGGGAATTTGAGAGCGGACAGAAAAGAGCTGCTGTTCAGCAAAGTCGGCGACCCGCAGCATGATCATTCCACACACACCTTTGTGATGGGGCCTGACGGCAAGCTGTACTGGAATATGGGGAACACCGGACGCCATGTCTTCGACAAGGATGGCAAGCCGGTCATCGACGTGATGGGCCGGGAAGTCAATGAACGCGGAATGCCGTATCGCCAGGGGATGGCGTTCCGCTGCAATCTGGATGGGTCTGAGTTCGAAGTCCTCGGTTACAACTTCCGGAATAATTACGAGGTGACCGTCGACAGCTTCGGTACCGTCTGGCAGTCAGACAATGACGACGACGGGAATCAGGGGGTGCGGATTAACTATGTGATGGAAGGAGGCAATTTCGGCTACACCGACGAGATGACCGGTGCGGGATGGCAAACTCCCCGTACGAACATCGAAGCCGAAATTCCACGTCGCCACTGGCATTTGAATGATCCCGGAGTGGTTCCCAACCTTGTGCAGACGGGCGGCGGGTCTCCCACCGGGATCTGTGTCTACGAAGGGACCTTGCTTCCGAAGCTGTATCAGAACCAGATTATCCATTGCGATGCGGGGCCGAATGTCGTCCGGGCTTACCCGGTGAAGAATTCTGGTGCGGGCTATTCCGGCGAAATGGTTAGTATCCTCCACGGTGCCAGAGATAACTGGTTTCGCCCCTCTGATGTTTGCGTGGCACCGGATGGTTCACTGATCGTGGCCGACTGGTACGATCCGGGTGTCGGGGGCCATCGTATGGGAGACGCCGAAAAGGGGCGTCTCTTCCGGGTGGCTCCGCCCAAGACGGCTTATCAGATTCCCAAGTTGGATGTTTCGACTCCCGACGGGGCGGCTGATGGACTGAAGAGCCCCAACCTGGCGGCACGTTATCTCGCCCGGACGGCCCTGCTGTCGTTTGCAAATCGGGATGCGGGTAAGACTGTTGGCATCCTCTTCAATCGCTTCGAGCGAGATTCTGACCCTCGGTATCGAGCCCGCGTGCTGGCGATTCTTTCGCAAATTCCCGCCGCGCGAGAAAAAGCGATTTCGACTGCAATCAGCGATCCAAACCCGGATCTCCGAATCGCAGGGCTGCGGCTGGCACGTCAGAAATTGCCGCCAACCGACAGCGACAAGCATACCCAGGGACTGGTCAAAATTCTGGCGACGCTGGTGGGTGATTCCTCGCCTCAGGTGCGACGAGAGTGTGCCTTGGCGCTTCGGCTTTTGAAGTCCCCTGTGAAGGCGGAGTTGTGGGGAAAGCTGGCTGTCCAGCATGATGGAACTGACCGATGGTATCTGGAAGCATTGGGAATCGGTGCCGATCAGGACTGGGACAACTGCCTCGCTGCCGCCGCAAAAGCCGCAGGGAACCCGTCTTCCGAGAAAATCGTGACAAGTCCCGTCGCTAGAGACATCCTCTGGAGATCCCGCGGAACCGCGACCCCCGAAGATCTTTATCAGATCCTCGCGTCCGACGACGTGACGGAAGCGGACGCGCCCCGCTATCTGAGAGCATTCGACTTCCTCACAGGACCGGCCAGAGAAGCCGCGCTCATCAAATTGGCGTTTGGTCAGTTTGGCAGTCCCGCAAAAACCCAGTACGTGAATGCGGAAGCCATCAGTCGACTTCAGCGATTCGATCTCGCTCCCAATTCACCTGAACTTGCGGCGATGAATCGAGTCCTGGATGGAATGAAGGGGCAGCCCTCATTCGTCCAGCTTGTGGGAAAGTTCAACGTCACAAATCGATTTCCTGACCTGCTCGCCCTGACCCAATCGATGCCCGACGAGCAAACGGGTGTCGACGCCGTTCGGGTGCTGGTAGACAAGAATCAGAAGGATCTGCTGAACGCAGCTCTCAGATCCACTGAAGGAACGTCAGCGGTCGCGGTTGCAACCGCGCTCAGCCACTGCGGAAGTGCACAGGTCGCAGAAATTTTGTTGCCCCTGGTTGCAGATCAAAGCTTTGCCTTGGATCTCCGACGGGAAGCGATCAAGGGGGCTTCTCGATCACGGCAGGGGGCAGCGGAACTGATTAAACTTGCCGAGTCGAACACCTGTGATGAATCACTGATTCCCGCATTGGCTGCTGCACTGCATAGTTCGACATTTGACGACGTGCGGAAGTCGGCTGAAAGGCTGTTTCCGTTACCTCCCGGTAAAGATTCGAAGCCACTTCCTCCCCTGGAACAGCTGGCTCAGATGAAGGGAAACAGTGGTAGCGGGCAGAAGCTGTTCGCATCGACGGCGAAGTGCAATACCTGTCACGTCGTGCACGGGCAGGGGAAAGAGGTTGGTCCGAATCTGTCAGAGATTGGATCTAAACTGAGTCGCCAGGCTCTGTACGAGTCGATCCTTTTTCCAAGTGCGGGGATCAGCCATAACTATGAATCCTGGACGTTTGCGCTCGAAGACGGGACGTCGCAGACCGGGATCATCGTCAGCGAAGATGGTGAAAAAGTGACCCTGAAGGGGAGCGATGCCATCGTTCGCACTTTCCCCGTCAAGGCCATTGAAGAACGTAGCAAGCAGACCGTTTCGCTCATGCCTGCTGACTTTGCTAAACTCATTTCTCAGGAAGAACTCGTCGACATCGTCGAATATCTCACCACACTGAGGAAGCCACGATAA
- a CDS encoding PQQ-binding-like beta-propeller repeat protein — MRFTFPRLFSSLVCVALGCGGAVSTTFSTSLVHAADELAKAKSASPGKATVRDERPGIDWPIFLGPHGTGISDEKGLLDEWPEDGPEVLWGKRIGKGYSSPSILDGHVVVHHRQRDRDVIECLTVQNGERLWTHEYETDFSDPYGYNNGPRCSPVLTANRCYTFGAQGRLVCLDLQSGKLIWEVETTKKWNVPEHFFGAGCTPILEGNLLIVLVGGQPNSGVVAFNAETGEVVWESVGKDTWDGVPTDQAGKKYRWTGDEMVVSYSSPIVATIHGTKHLLCLVRHGLVSLDPTNGNVRFKYWFRSRVHESVNAARPVVVDDTIFLSAAYETGAALLKVKPDEQDYEVVWRNKRGMSTHWSTPIFQDGCIYGFSGRHEGEAMLQCVDLKSGELLWETNGFEGAPTELRASPDGGIVDREGKPVTFFGRGSKTAVDGKFIMLGERGILVLGKLSRDKYEQISRAVYPQIRYPAWAAPVVSHGRLYLRGEDYLICLDIAKAEASAK, encoded by the coding sequence ATGAGATTCACTTTTCCCCGACTGTTCAGTTCACTGGTTTGTGTGGCACTGGGTTGTGGAGGAGCGGTATCAACGACGTTCAGCACGTCCCTCGTCCATGCCGCAGATGAGCTGGCGAAAGCGAAATCGGCTTCTCCCGGAAAAGCGACGGTTCGGGATGAACGGCCTGGAATCGACTGGCCCATTTTCCTCGGCCCTCACGGTACCGGTATTTCGGACGAAAAAGGCCTGCTCGACGAATGGCCCGAGGATGGTCCCGAAGTCTTATGGGGCAAGCGAATCGGCAAAGGTTATAGCTCTCCCTCCATCCTCGACGGGCATGTCGTTGTCCATCACCGCCAGCGTGACCGGGACGTGATTGAATGCCTGACCGTACAGAACGGCGAACGGCTCTGGACGCATGAGTACGAAACGGACTTCTCGGACCCGTACGGATACAACAACGGCCCGCGATGTTCTCCCGTGCTGACCGCGAATCGCTGCTACACTTTCGGCGCGCAAGGTCGGCTGGTCTGCCTCGACCTGCAGTCGGGCAAGCTGATCTGGGAAGTCGAGACAACTAAGAAATGGAACGTCCCGGAACATTTCTTCGGTGCTGGCTGCACGCCCATTCTTGAAGGAAATCTGCTGATCGTCCTCGTCGGGGGACAACCCAATTCCGGCGTCGTCGCGTTCAATGCGGAGACTGGCGAGGTCGTTTGGGAAAGCGTCGGCAAAGATACCTGGGATGGCGTCCCCACTGATCAGGCCGGTAAAAAATACCGGTGGACCGGCGACGAAATGGTCGTCAGCTATTCGTCACCCATTGTTGCCACCATCCACGGGACAAAGCACCTCTTGTGCCTTGTGCGGCACGGTCTGGTGTCGCTGGACCCGACCAATGGGAATGTTCGCTTCAAGTACTGGTTCCGGTCCCGGGTCCACGAGTCAGTGAATGCGGCTCGACCTGTCGTCGTTGACGATACGATCTTCCTCTCGGCCGCCTATGAAACGGGGGCGGCGCTGCTGAAAGTCAAACCCGACGAACAAGACTACGAAGTCGTCTGGCGCAATAAGCGAGGCATGTCGACACACTGGTCGACCCCGATCTTCCAGGACGGCTGTATCTACGGCTTCAGTGGTCGCCACGAAGGCGAAGCGATGCTGCAGTGTGTTGACCTGAAAAGTGGCGAACTGCTGTGGGAAACGAATGGTTTCGAAGGAGCCCCGACAGAACTTCGTGCGAGTCCCGATGGGGGAATCGTGGATCGCGAAGGCAAGCCAGTGACGTTCTTCGGCCGTGGCTCGAAGACCGCCGTGGATGGCAAGTTCATCATGCTGGGTGAACGCGGGATCCTCGTCCTGGGTAAACTGAGCCGAGACAAATACGAGCAGATTAGCCGGGCTGTTTATCCTCAGATCCGCTATCCGGCCTGGGCGGCTCCTGTTGTTTCACACGGACGACTCTACCTCCGGGGTGAGGACTACCTGATTTGCCTCGATATCGCCAAGGCCGAAGCCTCCGCGAAGTAG